From Domibacillus sp. DTU_2020_1001157_1_SI_ALB_TIR_016, a single genomic window includes:
- the rplF gene encoding 50S ribosomal protein L6 — protein sequence MSRVGKKVIELPEGVTITNNNNEVTVKGPKGELTRQFNKDLTIEVDGSNVTVVRPSDSKEHRTIHGTTRALLANMVEGVSKGFERNLELVGVGYRAQKQGTKLVLSVGYSHPVEFEAEQGIDIDVPANTKISIKGIDKERVGAIAANIRQVRPPEPYKGKGIRYEGEQVRRKEGKTGK from the coding sequence ATGTCACGCGTAGGTAAAAAAGTAATCGAGCTTCCAGAAGGCGTAACGATTACAAACAACAACAATGAAGTGACTGTCAAAGGTCCTAAAGGAGAATTGACTCGTCAGTTCAACAAAGATTTGACAATTGAAGTAGACGGCAGCAACGTAACAGTTGTTCGTCCTTCAGATTCAAAAGAACACCGTACAATCCACGGAACAACTCGTGCACTTCTTGCCAATATGGTAGAAGGCGTATCAAAAGGGTTCGAACGCAACCTTGAGTTGGTTGGTGTCGGTTACCGTGCTCAAAAACAAGGAACGAAACTTGTACTAAGCGTTGGTTACTCTCACCCAGTAGAATTCGAAGCTGAACAAGGCATCGATATCGACGTTCCTGCAAATACAAAAATCAGCATCAAAGGGATCGACAAAGAGCGCGTTGGTGCAATTGCTGCTAACATCCGCCAAGTTCGTCCTCCTGAGCCGTACAAAGGCAAAGGTATTCGTTACGAAGGTGAACAGGTTCGCCGCAAAGAAGGTAAAACAGGTAAATAA
- the rpmC gene encoding 50S ribosomal protein L29, producing MKANEIRELTTAEIEQQVKSLKEELFNLRFQLATGQLENTARIREVRKAIARMKTVIRQREIDNR from the coding sequence ATGAAAGCTAATGAAATCCGTGAACTTACCACTGCTGAAATTGAACAACAAGTAAAGTCGCTCAAAGAAGAACTTTTCAACCTTCGCTTTCAATTGGCGACGGGACAGCTTGAGAATACTGCCCGTATTCGTGAAGTACGTAAAGCAATCGCCCGCATGAAAACCGTGATTCGTCAACGGGAAATTGATAATCGATAA
- the rplE gene encoding 50S ribosomal protein L5: MNRLKEKYLKEITPALMSKFEYSSVMQVPKIEKIVVNMGVGEAVQNAKVLDTAVEELNQITGQKPMVTRAKNSIAGFRLREGMPIGAKVTLRGERMYEFLDKLVSVSLPRVRDFRGVSKKAFDGRGNYTLGVKEQLIFPEIDYDKVSKVRGMDIVIVTTANTDEEARELLTQIGMPFQK, from the coding sequence GTGAACCGCCTTAAAGAAAAATACCTTAAAGAAATTACTCCTGCTCTTATGAGCAAGTTCGAGTACAGCTCTGTAATGCAGGTGCCTAAAATTGAAAAAATCGTTGTAAACATGGGTGTTGGTGAAGCAGTTCAAAACGCTAAAGTACTTGATACAGCTGTTGAAGAATTGAATCAAATCACTGGCCAAAAGCCAATGGTCACTCGTGCGAAAAACTCAATCGCGGGATTCCGTCTTCGTGAAGGTATGCCAATCGGTGCGAAAGTAACTCTTCGCGGCGAGCGCATGTACGAATTCCTTGATAAACTTGTTTCTGTATCACTTCCGCGTGTACGTGACTTCCGCGGCGTTTCTAAAAAAGCGTTCGACGGTCGCGGTAACTACACACTTGGTGTAAAAGAACAGTTGATCTTCCCTGAGATTGATTACGATAAAGTATCAAAAGTACGCGGCATGGACATTGTTATCGTCACTACTGCCAACACGGACGAAGAAGCTCGTGAATTGTTAACACAAATTGGAATGCCGTTCCAAAAGTAA
- the rplC gene encoding 50S ribosomal protein L3: MTKGILGRKIGMTQVFAENGELIPVTVIEAAPNVVLQKKTVESDGYSSVQLGFEDKREKLANKPALGHVKKAGEGIAPKRFIREFRNIDSDLEIGQEVKVDTFAEGDIVDVTGISKGKGFQGAIKRHGQSRGPMSHGSRYHRRPGSMGPVAPNRVFKNKLLPGRMGGEQVTVQNLQIVKVDAERNVLLIKGNVPGSKKALIQVKTAVKAN; the protein is encoded by the coding sequence ATGACCAAAGGAATCTTAGGAAGAAAAATCGGTATGACGCAAGTGTTTGCTGAAAACGGTGAGCTGATCCCAGTAACTGTAATCGAAGCAGCGCCAAACGTTGTACTTCAAAAGAAAACAGTCGAAAGCGACGGCTACTCTAGCGTTCAATTAGGTTTTGAAGACAAGCGCGAAAAGCTTGCTAACAAACCAGCTCTTGGACACGTGAAGAAAGCAGGCGAAGGCATCGCACCTAAGCGCTTCATTCGTGAGTTCCGTAACATCGACAGCGATCTTGAAATTGGTCAAGAAGTCAAAGTTGATACTTTTGCAGAAGGCGACATCGTCGACGTAACAGGGATTTCAAAAGGGAAAGGCTTCCAGGGTGCTATTAAACGCCATGGACAAAGCCGCGGACCTATGTCCCACGGTTCACGCTACCACCGTCGTCCAGGTTCAATGGGACCTGTAGCGCCAAACCGCGTATTTAAAAACAAACTTCTCCCTGGCCGTATGGGTGGAGAGCAAGTAACAGTACAAAACCTACAAATCGTAAAAGTGGATGCTGAACGCAACGTGCTTCTTATTAAAGGAAACGTTCCGGGATCCAAAAAAGCCTTAATCCAAGTTAAAACTGCGGTTAAAGCAAACTAA
- the rplN gene encoding 50S ribosomal protein L14, translating to MIQQESRLKVADNSGAREVLTIKVLGGSGRKTANVGDVIVCTVKQATPGGVVKKGEVVKAVIVRTKRGVRRNDGSYIRFDENACVIIRDDKSPRGTRIFGPVARELRDSNFMKIVSLAPEVI from the coding sequence ATGATCCAGCAAGAATCACGTTTAAAAGTAGCTGACAACTCTGGTGCGCGTGAAGTATTAACGATTAAAGTCCTCGGTGGTTCAGGCCGCAAAACAGCTAACGTCGGTGATGTAATCGTATGTACAGTAAAACAAGCAACACCAGGTGGCGTTGTCAAAAAAGGTGAAGTGGTAAAAGCGGTTATCGTTCGTACGAAACGCGGCGTTCGCCGTAATGACGGTTCATACATCCGCTTCGACGAAAACGCGTGCGTTATCATTCGTGACGACAAGAGCCCACGTGGCACACGTATTTTCGGCCCGGTTGCCCGCGAACTTCGCGACAGCAATTTCATGAAGATTGTTTCCCTAGCTCCGGAAGTAATCTAA
- the rpsS gene encoding 30S ribosomal protein S19 translates to MGRSLKKGPFVDDHLFKKVEALNETEKKQVIKTWSRRSTIFPQFIGHTIAVYDGRKHVPVYVTEDMVGHKLGEFAPTRTYKGHVADDKKTRR, encoded by the coding sequence ATGGGCCGCAGCTTGAAAAAAGGACCTTTTGTTGATGATCATTTATTCAAGAAAGTTGAAGCACTGAACGAAACGGAGAAAAAGCAAGTAATTAAAACTTGGTCTCGTCGTTCTACAATTTTCCCGCAATTCATCGGGCACACAATCGCAGTGTACGATGGTCGCAAACACGTACCTGTATATGTAACTGAAGATATGGTTGGACACAAACTTGGTGAATTCGCGCCAACGCGTACGTACAAAGGACACGTTGCTGACGATAAGAAAACAAGACGTTAA
- the rplB gene encoding 50S ribosomal protein L2 encodes MAIKKYKPTTNGRRNMTSLDYAEITTSTPEKSLLEPLKKKGGRNNQGKITVRHRGGGHKRQYRIIDFKRDKDGIPGRVATIEYDPNRSANIALVNYADGEKRYILAPKNIQVGTEIMAGPEADIKVGNALPLINIPVGTVIHNIELKPGKGGQLVRSAGTSAQVLGKEGKYVLVRLNSGEVRMILATCRATIGQVGNEQHELVNVGKAGRSRWLGKRPTVRGSVMNPNDHPHGGGEGRAPIGRKGPVTPWGKPALGYKTRKKVNKSDKFIVRRRKK; translated from the coding sequence ATGGCGATTAAAAAGTACAAACCGACCACAAACGGTCGTCGTAACATGACGTCTTTAGATTATGCCGAAATTACAACAAGCACACCTGAGAAATCACTGCTTGAGCCGTTGAAAAAGAAAGGCGGCCGTAATAACCAAGGTAAAATCACTGTTCGTCATAGAGGCGGCGGGCATAAGCGTCAATACCGTATTATCGATTTCAAACGTGATAAAGATGGCATTCCAGGACGCGTTGCTACGATTGAATACGATCCAAACCGTTCGGCTAACATCGCACTCGTGAACTACGCTGACGGAGAAAAACGCTACATCCTAGCTCCAAAAAACATCCAAGTTGGAACGGAAATCATGGCCGGTCCGGAAGCAGATATTAAAGTAGGGAATGCTCTTCCACTTATTAATATCCCGGTTGGTACAGTTATCCACAACATTGAATTGAAACCAGGCAAAGGCGGACAGTTGGTTCGTTCAGCAGGAACTTCAGCTCAAGTACTTGGTAAAGAAGGCAAATATGTACTCGTACGCTTGAATTCAGGCGAAGTGCGCATGATTCTTGCAACATGCCGCGCAACAATCGGTCAAGTTGGTAACGAGCAGCATGAACTTGTAAACGTTGGTAAAGCAGGACGTTCACGCTGGTTGGGCAAACGCCCTACTGTACGTGGTTCTGTAATGAACCCTAATGACCATCCACACGGTGGTGGTGAAGGACGCGCGCCAATCGGCCGTAAAGGTCCTGTTACACCTTGGGGCAAACCAGCTCTTGGTTACAAAACACGTAAAAAGGTTAACAAATCAGATAAATTTATCGTTCGTCGTCGCAAAAAATAA
- the rplX gene encoding 50S ribosomal protein L24, with protein MHVKKGDKVMVITGKDKGKTGVVLAAFPKKDRVLVEGINIVKKHAKPSQLNPQGGILSQEAAIHVSNVMLLDPKTNEPTRVGYKEVDGKKVRVAKKSGETLDK; from the coding sequence ATGCACGTGAAAAAAGGCGATAAAGTCATGGTCATCACAGGTAAAGACAAAGGCAAAACAGGCGTTGTTCTTGCAGCTTTCCCTAAAAAAGACCGTGTACTTGTTGAAGGAATCAACATCGTGAAAAAACACGCGAAACCTTCACAATTAAATCCGCAGGGCGGCATCCTAAGCCAGGAAGCAGCTATTCACGTATCCAACGTTATGCTGTTGGATCCGAAAACAAACGAACCTACTCGTGTAGGTTACAAAGAAGTGGACGGCAAGAAAGTCCGCGTAGCAAAAAAATCCGGTGAAACTCTAGATAAATAA
- the rplV gene encoding 50S ribosomal protein L22, with protein MEAKAVLRTVRIAPRKARLVIDLIRGKQVGEAVAILKHTPKTSSPVIEKLLNSAIANAEHNYDLDVNKLVVTQAYVNEGPTLKRFRPRAMGRASAINKRTSHITIVVAEKKEG; from the coding sequence ATGGAAGCTAAAGCTGTCTTAAGAACAGTCCGCATTGCTCCTCGTAAAGCACGTCTAGTAATTGACTTGATTCGAGGCAAGCAAGTTGGAGAAGCGGTGGCGATCTTGAAGCATACGCCAAAAACGTCATCTCCTGTAATTGAAAAACTTTTAAACTCTGCAATCGCTAATGCAGAACACAACTACGATCTTGATGTGAACAAACTTGTTGTTACTCAAGCATACGTAAACGAAGGACCAACATTGAAACGTTTCCGTCCACGTGCAATGGGACGTGCAAGCGCAATTAACAAACGCACAAGCCACATTACAATCGTTGTGGCAGAAAAAAAGGAGGGATAA
- the rpsC gene encoding 30S ribosomal protein S3, with product MGQKVHPHGLRVGIIRDWDSKWYAEKDYANLLHEDLKVRAYIEERLKDASLSRVEIERAANRVNITVHTAKPGMVIGKGGSEVEALRKALNELTGKRVHINIVEVKRADLDAKLVAENIARQLENRVSFRRAQKQAIQRTIRSGAKGIKTQVSGRLGGADIARAEHYSEGTVPLHTLRADIDYAHVEADTTYGKLGVKVWIYRGEVLPAKKKTQEGGK from the coding sequence GTGGGTCAAAAAGTACATCCTCATGGACTACGGGTCGGGATCATTCGCGACTGGGATTCTAAATGGTACGCTGAAAAAGACTATGCTAATCTTCTTCATGAAGATTTGAAAGTGCGCGCATACATCGAAGAACGTCTTAAAGATGCTTCTCTATCCCGTGTTGAAATCGAACGTGCTGCAAACCGCGTGAACATCACTGTTCATACTGCGAAACCTGGTATGGTTATCGGTAAGGGTGGTTCTGAAGTAGAAGCACTTCGTAAAGCTTTGAACGAACTAACAGGCAAACGTGTTCACATTAACATTGTTGAAGTGAAACGCGCTGATCTTGATGCGAAACTAGTAGCGGAAAACATCGCTCGCCAGCTTGAAAACCGTGTATCATTCCGCCGTGCTCAAAAGCAGGCTATCCAACGGACAATCCGTTCAGGTGCAAAAGGAATCAAAACACAAGTTTCAGGACGTCTTGGCGGAGCAGATATTGCCCGTGCTGAACATTACAGTGAAGGAACAGTTCCACTTCATACTCTTCGTGCTGACATCGACTATGCACATGTTGAAGCAGACACAACTTACGGCAAACTTGGCGTAAAAGTATGGATCTACCGTGGAGAGGTTCTTCCTGCGAAGAAGAAAACTCAGGAAGGAGGCAAATAA
- the rplP gene encoding 50S ribosomal protein L16: MLLPKRVKYRRVHRGKMRGQAKGGTEVAFGEYGLQATEASWITNRQIESARIAMTRYMKRGGKVWIKIFPHKPYTKKPLEVRMGSGKGAPEGWVAVVKPGKIMFEIAGVSEEVAREALRLAAHKLPVKCKIVKREEIGGESNES, from the coding sequence ATGTTGTTGCCAAAACGCGTTAAATATCGTCGTGTACACCGCGGCAAAATGCGTGGTCAAGCAAAAGGCGGAACAGAAGTAGCATTTGGTGAATACGGTCTTCAAGCAACAGAAGCTTCTTGGATCACAAACCGCCAAATCGAATCTGCTCGTATTGCGATGACTCGTTACATGAAACGTGGCGGTAAAGTTTGGATCAAAATTTTCCCTCACAAACCATATACGAAAAAACCTCTTGAAGTACGGATGGGTTCCGGTAAAGGTGCTCCTGAAGGCTGGGTAGCGGTTGTAAAACCAGGCAAGATCATGTTTGAAATTGCCGGCGTTTCTGAGGAAGTAGCACGTGAAGCACTTCGCTTGGCAGCACACAAGCTTCCAGTGAAATGCAAAATCGTAAAACGCGAAGAAATTGGTGGTGAATCAAATGAAAGCTAA
- the rplD gene encoding 50S ribosomal protein L4, whose translation MAKVKLLNQTGSEVGDIELNDAVFGIEPNEHVVFEAVVMQRASLRQGNHKVKNRSEVRGGGRKPWKQKGTGRARQGSIRSPQWRGGGVVFGPTPRSYSYKLPKKVRRLALKSALSSKVQEQNILVLEALSFDAPKTKEFTAVLKNLSVDSKALIVTDTVNEFVALSARNIPGVTVVEASGINILDLLGHDKLIMTKAAVEKVEEVLA comes from the coding sequence ATGGCTAAAGTTAAATTATTAAACCAAACAGGTTCTGAAGTCGGCGATATCGAACTAAATGACGCTGTATTCGGAATCGAACCTAATGAACACGTCGTATTTGAAGCGGTGGTTATGCAACGCGCATCTTTGCGTCAAGGAAACCACAAAGTTAAAAATCGTTCAGAAGTTCGCGGCGGCGGTCGTAAGCCTTGGAAACAAAAAGGAACTGGACGTGCGCGTCAAGGTTCTATCCGTTCTCCACAGTGGCGCGGTGGTGGTGTGGTATTCGGACCAACTCCTCGCAGCTATAGCTATAAATTGCCTAAAAAGGTACGTCGTCTAGCATTGAAATCTGCTTTGTCATCAAAAGTACAAGAGCAAAACATTCTAGTGTTAGAAGCATTGTCATTCGACGCGCCAAAAACAAAAGAATTCACTGCAGTATTAAAAAACTTGTCTGTTGACTCAAAAGCATTGATCGTGACAGATACAGTAAATGAATTCGTTGCATTGTCAGCGCGCAACATCCCTGGTGTAACAGTGGTTGAAGCATCTGGCATCAACATCCTTGACCTGCTTGGCCATGATAAACTTATCATGACAAAAGCAGCGGTTGAAAAAGTAGAGGAGGTGCTTGCATAA
- the rpsH gene encoding 30S ribosomal protein S8 yields the protein MVMTDPIADLLTRIRNANMVRHEKLEVPASKIKREIAEILKREGFVRDVEFIEDDKQGVIRIFLKYSGNERVITGLKRISKPGLRVYAKADEVPRVLNGLGIAILSTSTGVVTDKEARAKQVGGEVLAYVW from the coding sequence ATGGTTATGACTGATCCGATTGCTGACTTGCTGACTCGCATCCGTAATGCGAACATGGTTCGTCACGAAAAACTGGAAGTACCTGCTTCCAAAATTAAACGCGAAATCGCTGAAATCTTGAAACGTGAAGGATTCGTCCGTGACGTTGAGTTCATCGAAGACGACAAACAAGGTGTTATCCGCATTTTCTTGAAATACAGCGGCAATGAGCGTGTAATCACAGGCTTGAAGCGTATTTCTAAACCAGGTCTTCGCGTTTACGCGAAAGCTGATGAGGTACCTCGTGTACTTAACGGTCTTGGTATTGCAATTCTTTCTACATCTACTGGTGTAGTTACTGATAAAGAAGCCCGCGCTAAACAAGTAGGCGGCGAAGTACTCGCGTACGTTTGGTAA
- the rpsN gene encoding 30S ribosomal protein S14, with amino-acid sequence MAKKSMIAKQKRTQKFKVQEYTRCERCGRPHSVYRKFKLCRICFRELAYKGQIPGVKKASW; translated from the coding sequence GTGGCTAAAAAATCAATGATTGCGAAACAAAAGCGCACACAAAAGTTTAAAGTACAAGAGTACACACGCTGCGAACGCTGCGGACGTCCACACTCTGTATACCGCAAATTTAAACTTTGCCGTATTTGTTTCCGTGAACTAGCTTATAAAGGTCAAATTCCTGGCGTTAAAAAAGCCAGCTGGTAA
- the tuf gene encoding elongation factor Tu: MGKAKFDRSKPHVNIGTIGHVDHGKTTLTAAITTVLAKSGGAEARAYDQIDGAPEERERGITISTAHVEYETETRHYAHVDCPGHADYVKNMITGAAQMDGGILVVSASDGPMPQTREHILLSRQVGVPYLVVFMNKCDMVDDEELLELVEMEVRDLLSEYEFPGDDIPVIKGSALKALEGDAAWEEKIHELMAAVDEYIPTPTRDTDKPFMMPVEDVFSITGRGTVATGRVERGQIKVGDVIEIIGLTEEPKSTTVTGVEMFRKLLDYAEAGDNIGALLRGVAREEIQRGQVLAKPGTITPHTTFKAEVYVLSKEEGGRHTPFFTNYRPQFYFRTTDVTGICNLPEGVEMVMPGDNVEMSVELIAPIAIEEGTKFSIREGGRTVGAGVVATIQK; encoded by the coding sequence ATGGGAAAAGCAAAATTCGACCGTTCAAAACCACACGTTAACATTGGTACAATTGGCCACGTTGACCATGGTAAAACAACTCTAACAGCTGCAATCACAACTGTTCTTGCAAAATCAGGTGGCGCAGAAGCACGTGCGTATGACCAAATCGATGGTGCTCCAGAAGAGCGCGAGCGCGGTATCACAATCTCAACTGCACACGTTGAGTATGAAACTGAAACTCGTCACTATGCACACGTTGACTGCCCTGGACACGCTGACTATGTTAAAAACATGATCACTGGTGCAGCACAAATGGACGGTGGTATCCTAGTGGTATCTGCTTCTGACGGTCCAATGCCGCAAACTCGTGAGCACATCCTTCTTTCTCGTCAAGTAGGTGTACCTTACCTAGTTGTATTCATGAACAAATGTGACATGGTAGATGACGAAGAGCTTCTTGAGCTAGTTGAAATGGAAGTTCGCGATCTTCTTTCTGAGTATGAGTTCCCAGGCGATGACATTCCTGTTATCAAAGGTTCTGCTCTTAAAGCACTTGAAGGCGACGCTGCATGGGAAGAAAAAATCCATGAGCTTATGGCTGCAGTAGATGAGTACATCCCAACTCCAACACGTGACACTGACAAACCATTCATGATGCCTGTTGAGGACGTTTTCTCAATCACTGGTCGTGGTACAGTAGCAACTGGACGCGTTGAGCGTGGACAAATCAAAGTCGGTGACGTAATCGAAATCATCGGTTTGACTGAAGAGCCAAAATCAACAACTGTAACAGGTGTTGAAATGTTCCGTAAGCTTCTTGACTATGCTGAAGCTGGCGACAACATCGGTGCACTTCTTCGCGGTGTAGCTCGTGAAGAAATCCAACGTGGTCAAGTACTTGCAAAGCCAGGTACAATCACACCGCATACAACTTTCAAAGCGGAAGTTTATGTTCTTTCTAAAGAAGAGGGTGGACGTCACACTCCATTCTTCACAAACTACCGTCCACAGTTCTACTTCCGTACAACTGATGTAACTGGTATCTGCAACCTTCCTGAAGGCGTAGAAATGGTTATGCCTGGTGACAACGTAGAAATGTCAGTAGAATTGATTGCTCCAATCGCGATTGAAGAAGGTACTAAATTCTCAATCCGTGAAGGCGGCCGTACAGTAGGCGCTGGCGTTGTAGCAACAATCCAAAAATAA
- the rpsQ gene encoding 30S ribosomal protein S17 — protein sequence MSERNQRKVYTGRVVSDKMDKTVTVLVETYKTHKLYGKRVKYSKKFKAHDENNEAKIGDVVRIMETRPLSATKRFRLLEVVEKAVII from the coding sequence ATGAGCGAACGCAATCAGCGCAAAGTTTATACAGGCCGTGTTGTTTCCGATAAAATGGACAAAACAGTAACGGTTCTTGTTGAAACATACAAAACACACAAACTTTACGGAAAGCGTGTAAAGTACTCGAAGAAATTCAAGGCTCATGATGAGAACAACGAAGCAAAAATCGGTGACGTAGTACGCATCATGGAAACTCGCCCGCTTTCTGCAACAAAACGTTTCCGCCTTCTTGAAGTAGTGGAAAAAGCAGTCATCATCTAA
- the rplW gene encoding 50S ribosomal protein L23 codes for MDARDVIKRPVITEQSMAVMADKKYTFEVDVRANKTQVKTAVEEIFGVKVKNVNVMNYKGKFKRMGRHAGYTNKRRKAIVTLTQDSKEIELFEA; via the coding sequence ATGGATGCACGCGATGTGATTAAGCGCCCCGTTATTACTGAACAATCTATGGCTGTAATGGCTGATAAAAAATACACTTTTGAAGTGGACGTACGCGCGAACAAAACGCAAGTGAAGACTGCTGTTGAAGAAATCTTCGGCGTAAAAGTGAAAAACGTTAACGTCATGAACTACAAAGGTAAATTCAAGCGTATGGGACGCCATGCTGGCTACACAAACAAACGCCGCAAAGCAATCGTAACATTAACGCAAGATAGCAAAGAAATCGAACTTTTCGAAGCTTAA
- the rpsJ gene encoding 30S ribosomal protein S10, whose amino-acid sequence MAKQKIRIRLKAYDHRILDQSAEKIVETAKRSGASVSGPIPLPTEKSIYTILRAVHKYKDSREQFEMRTHKRLIDIVNPTPKTVDSLMRLDLPSGVDIEIKL is encoded by the coding sequence ATGGCAAAACAAAAAATTCGTATTCGTTTGAAAGCATATGATCATCGTATTCTTGATCAATCGGCAGAGAAAATAGTTGAGACAGCTAAACGTTCTGGTGCAAGTGTATCCGGTCCGATTCCGCTTCCAACTGAGAAATCTATCTACACGATTCTTCGTGCGGTGCATAAGTACAAAGATTCTCGTGAGCAGTTCGAAATGCGTACTCATAAACGTTTAATCGATATCGTGAACCCAACTCCAAAAACAGTTGATTCATTGATGCGTTTAGACTTGCCGTCAGGCGTTGACATTGAAATCAAACTTTAA